A stretch of Equus caballus isolate H_3958 breed thoroughbred chromosome 11, TB-T2T, whole genome shotgun sequence DNA encodes these proteins:
- the MINK1 gene encoding misshapen-like kinase 1 isoform X19 → MGDPAPARSLDDIDLSALRDPAGIFELVEVVGNGTYGQVYKGRHVKTGQLAAIKVMDVTEDEEEEIKQEINMLKKYSHHRNIATYYGAFIKKSPPGNDDQLWLVMEFCGAGSVTDLVKNTKGNALKEDCIAYICREILRGLAHLHAHKVIHRDIKGQNVLLTENAEVKLVDFGVSAQLDRTVGRRNTFIGTPYWMAPEVIACDENPDATYDYRSDIWSLGITAIEMAEGAPPLCDMHPMRALFLIPRNPPPRLKSKKWSKKFIDFIDTCLIKTYLSRPPTEQLLKFPFIRDQPTERQVRIQLKDHIDRSRKKRGEKEETEYEYSGSEEEDDSHGEEGEPSSIMNVPGESTLRREFLRLQQENKSNSEALKQQQQQQLQQQQQRDPEAHIKHLLHQRQRRIEEQKEERRRVEEQQRREREQRKLQEKEQQRRLEDMQALRREEERRQAEREQEYKRKQLEEQRQSERLQRQLQQEHAYLKSLQQQQQQQQLQKQQQQQQQQILPGDRKPLYHYGRGINPADKPAWAREVEERTRMNKQQNSPLAKTKPSSTGPEPPVPQASPGPPGPLSQTPPMQRPVEPQEGPHKSLQDQPTRNLAAFPASHDPDPAVPTPTATPSARGAVIRQNSDPTSEGPGPSPNPPAWVRPDNEAPPKVPQRTSSIATALNTSGAGGSRPAQAVRARPRSNSAWQIYLQRRAERGTPKPPGPPAQPPGPPNACSNPDLRRSDPGWERSDSVLPASHGHLPQAGSLERNRVGASSKLDSSPVLSPGNKAKPDDHRSRPGRPASYKRAIGEDFVLLKERTMDEAPRPPKKAMDYSSSSEEVESSEDEEEESNGEPSEGSRDTPGARSDGDTDSVSTMVVHDVEEIAGTQTPYGGGTMVVQRTPEEERSLLHADSNGYTNLPDVVQPSHSPTESSRGQSPPSKEGGGDYQSRGLVKAPGKSSFTMFVDLGIYQPGGSGDTIPITALVGGEGSRLDQLQYDVRKGSVVNVNPTNTRAHSETPEIRKYKKRFNSEILCAALWGVNLLVGTENGLMLLDRSGQGKVYGLIGRRRFQQMDVLEGLNLLITISGKRNKLRVYYLSWLRNKILHNDPEVEKKQGWTTVGDMEGCGHYRVVKYERIKFLVIALKNSVEVYAWAPKPYHKFMAFKSFADLPHRPLLVDLTVEEGQRLKVIYGSSAGFHAVDVDSGNSYDIYIPVHVLLVGCGQSGNTSLGPRRGNSSLPSPPQIQSQITPHAIIFLPNTDGMEMLLCYEDEGVYVNTYGRIIKDVVLQWGEMPTSVAYICSNQIMGWGEKAIEIRSVETGHLDGVFMHKRAQRLKFLCERNDKVFFASVRSGGSSQVYFMTLNRNCIMNW, encoded by the exons GACCCTGCTGGAATCTTTGAACTGGTGGAGGTGGTCGGCAATGGAACCTACGGACAGGTGTACAAG GGTCGGCATGTCAAGACTGGGCAGCTGGCTGCCATCAAGGTCATGGATGTCACGGAG gatgaggaggaggagatcaAACAGGAGATCAACATGTTGAAAAAATATTCTCACCACCGCAACATTGCCACCTACTATGGGGCTTTTATCAAGAAGAGCCCCCCTGGAAACGACGACCAGCTCTGG CTGGTGATGGAGTTCTGTGGTGCTGGCTCTGTGACGGACCTGGTAAAGAACACCAAAGGAAACGCCCTGAAGGAGGACTGCATCGCCTACATCTGCAGGGAGATTCTCCGG GGTCTGGCCCACCTCCACGCCCACAAGGTGATCCACCGAGACATCAAGGGGCAGAACGTCCTGCTGACAGAGAATGCTGAGGTCAAGCTAG TGGATTTTGGGGTGAGTGCTCAGCTGGACCGCACCGTGGGCAGGCGGAACACTTTCATTGGGACCCCCTACTGGATGGCCCCGGAGGTCATCGCCTGTGATGAGAACCCCGATGCCACCTACGATTACAGG AGTGACATTTGGTCCCTAGGAATCACAGCCATCGAGATGGCAGAGGGAGCCCCCC CTCTGTGTGACATGCACCCTATGCGAGCCCTCTTCCTCATCCCTCGGAACCCACCACCCAGACTCAAGTCTAAGAAATG GTCTAAGAAGTTCATCGACTTCATTGACACATGTCTCATCAAGACATACCTGAGCCGCCCACCGACAGAGCAGCTGCTGAAGTTCCCCTTCATCCGCGACCAGCCCACGGAGCGGCAGGTCCGCATCCAGCTCAAGGACCACATCGACCGATCCCGGAAGAAACGAGGCGAGAAGG AGGAGACAGAATACGAGTACAGCGGCAGCGAAGAGGAAGATGACAGCcatggagaggaaggagagccAAG CTCCATCATGAACGTGCCCGGGGAGTCGACCCTGCGCAGGGAATTTCTCCGGCTCCAGCAGGAGAATAAGAGCAATTCAGAGGCtctaaagcagcagcagcagcagcagctgcagcagcagcaacagcgaGACCCCGAGGCGCACATCAAACACCTCCTGCACCAGCGGCAGCGCCGCATCGAGGAGCAGAAGGAGGAGCGGCGGCGCGTCGAGGAG CAACAGCGGCGGGAGCGGGAGCAGCGGAAGCTGCAGGAGAAGGAGCAGCAGCGGCGGCTGGAGGACATGCAGGCCCTGCGGCGTGAGGAGGAGCGGCGGCAGGCCGAGCGGGAGCAG GAATACAAGCGGAAGCAGCTGGAAGAGCAGCGGCAGTCAGAGCGTCTCCAGAGGCAGCTGCAGCAGGAGCATGCCTACCTCAAGtccctgcagcagcagcagcagcagcagcaacttcagaagcagcagcagcagcagcagcagcaaatccTGCCCGGGGACAGGAAGCCCCTGTATCATTATGGTCGGGGCATTAACCCCGCTGACAAACCAGCCTGGGCCCGAGAG GTAGAAGAGAGGACGAGGATGAACAAACAGCAGAACTCTCCCTTGGCCAAGACCAAGCCAAGCAGCACAGGGCCTGAGCCCCCTGTCCCCCAGGCCTCCCCTGGGCCCCCAGGACCCCTGTCCCAAACTCCTCCTATGCAGAGGCCGGTGGAGCCCCAGGAGGGACCACACAAG TCCCTGCAGGACCAGCCCACCAGAAACCTGGCTGCCTTCCCAGCCTCTCACGACCCCGACCCTGCTGTCCCCACACCCACCGCCACGCCCAGCGCCCGAGGAGCTGTCATCCGCCAGAATTCAGACCCCACCTCCGAAGGGCCTGGCCCCAGCCCGAACCCCCCAGCCTGGGTCCGGCCAGATAATGAGGCCCCACCCAAG gTGCCTCAGAGGACCTCATCTATTGCCACTGCCCTTAACACCAGTGGGGCCGGAGGGTCCCGGCCAGCTCAGGCTGTCCGTGCCAG ACCTCGCAGCAACTCCGCCTGGCAAATCTATCTGCAAAGGCGGGCAGAGCGGGGAACCCCCAAGCCTCCAGGGCCCCCTGCTCAGCCCCCTGGCCCGCCCAACGCCTGTAG TAACCCCGACCTCAGGAGGAGTGACCCTGGCTGGGAGCGATCAGACAGTGTCCTCCCAGCCTCTCATGGGCACCTCCCCCAGGCTGGTTCACTGGAGCGGAACCGTGTGGGAG CTTCCTCCAAACTGGACAGCTCCCCAGTGCTCTCCCCTGGGAACAAAGCCAAGCCTGATGACCACCGCTCACGGCCAGGCCGGCCTGCA AGCTATAAGCGAGCCATTGGTGAG GATTTTGTGTTGCTGAAAGAGCGGACCATGGACGAGGCCCCCCGGCCTCCCAAGAAGGCCATGGACTACTCTTCATCCAGTGAGGAAGTGGAGAGCAgtgaggacgaggaggaggaaaGCAACGGCGAACCATCAGAGGGGAGCAGAGATACCCCTGGGGCCCG CAGCGATGGAGACACAGACAGCGTCAGCACCATGGTGGTCCACGACGTGGAGGAGATAGCCGGGACCCAGACCCCCTATGGGGGCGGGACTATGGTGGTCCAGCGT ACTCCTGAAGAGGAGCGAAGCCTGCTGCACGCCGACAGCAACGGTTACACAAACCTGCCGGATGTGGTCCAGCCCAGCCACTCACCCACCGAGAGCAGCAGAGGTCAAAGCCCCCCCTCAAAGGAGGGAGGCGGCGAC TACCAGTCTCGAGGGCTTGTAAAGGCCCCTGGCAAGAGCTCCTTCACGATGTTTGTGGACCTAGGGATCTACCAGCCTGGAGGCAGTGGGGACACCATCCCTATCACAG CCCTAGTGGGTGGAGAGGGCAGTCGGCTCGATCAGCTACAATATGATGTGCGGAAAGGCTCTGTGGTCAACGTGAACCCCACCAATACCCGGGCCCACAGTGAAACCCCCGAGATTCGGAAGTACAAGAAGCGCTTCAATTCCGAGATCCTCTGTGCAGCCCTTTGGG GGGTCAACCTGCTGGTGGGCACCGAGAACGGGCTGATGTTGCTGGACCGAAGTGGGCAGGGCAAGGTGTATGGACTCATCGGGCGGCGACGCTTCCAGCAAATGGATGTGCTGGAAGGACTCAACTTGCTCATCACCATCTCAG ggaaaaggaacaaactgcGGGTGTATTACCTGTCCTGGCTCCGGAACAAGATTCTGCACAATGACCCAGAAGTGGAGAAGAAGCAGGGCTGGACCACCGTGGGGGACATGGAGGGCTGCGGGCACTACCGCGTTG TGAAATATGAACGCATTAAGTTCCTGGTCATCGCCCTGAAGAACTCCGTGGAGGTGTATGCCTGGGCCCCCAAACCCTACCACAAATTCATGGCCTTCAAG tCCTTCGCTGACCTCCCTCACCGCCCTCTGCTGGTTGACTTGACCGTAGAGGAGGGACAGCGGCTCAAGGTCATCTATGGCTCCAGTGCTGGCTTCCATGCTGTGGATGTTGACTCGGGGAACAGCTATGACATCTACATCCCTGTGCATGTACTTTTGGTGGGCTGTGGGCAGAGTGGGAACACCAGTCTGGGCCCCAGACGTGGGAACTCCAgcctgccttctcctccccagATCCAGAGCCAGATCACACCCCATGCCATCATCTTCCTCCCCAACACCGATGGCATGGAGATGCTACTGTGCTATGAGGACGAGGGCGTCTACGTCAACACATATGGGCGGATCATTAAGGATGTGGTGCTGCAGTGGGGGGAGATGCCCACTTCTGTGG CCTACATCTGCTCCAACCAGATAATGGGCTGGGGTGAGAAAGCCATTGAGATCCGCTCCGTGGAGACGGGCCACCTGGATGGGGTCTTCATGCACAAACGAGCCCAGAGGCTCAAGTTCCTGTGTGAGCGGAATGACAAG GTGTTTTTTGCCTCAGTCCGCTCCGGGGGCAGCAGCCAAGTTTACTTCATGACTCTGAACCGTAACTGCATCATGAACTGGTGA
- the MINK1 gene encoding misshapen-like kinase 1 isoform X37, translating into MGDPAPARSLDDIDLSALRDPAGIFELVEVVGNGTYGQVYKGRHVKTGQLAAIKVMDVTEDEEEEIKQEINMLKKYSHHRNIATYYGAFIKKSPPGNDDQLWLVMEFCGAGSVTDLVKNTKGNALKEDCIAYICREILRGLAHLHAHKVIHRDIKGQNVLLTENAEVKLVDFGVSAQLDRTVGRRNTFIGTPYWMAPEVIACDENPDATYDYRSDIWSLGITAIEMAEGAPPLCDMHPMRALFLIPRNPPPRLKSKKWSKKFIDFIDTCLIKTYLSRPPTEQLLKFPFIRDQPTERQVRIQLKDHIDRSRKKRGEKEETEYEYSGSEEEDDSHGEEGEPSSIMNVPGESTLRREFLRLQQENKSNSEALKQQQQQQLQQQQQRDPEAHIKHLLHQRQRRIEEQKEERRRVEEQQRREREQRKLQEKEQQRRLEDMQALRREEERRQAEREQEYKRKQLEEQRQSERLQRQLQQEHAYLKSLQQQQQQQQLQKQQQQQQQQILPGDRKPLYHYGRGINPADKPAWAREVEERTRMNKQQNSPLAKTKPSSTGPEPPVPQASPGPPGPLSQTPPMQRPVEPQEGPHKSLQDQPTRNLAAFPASHDPDPAVPTPTATPSARGAVIRQNSDPTSEGPGPSPNPPAWVRPDNEAPPKVPQRTSSIATALNTSGAGGSRPAQAVRARPRSNSAWQIYLQRRAERGTPKPPGPPAQPPGPPNACSNPDLRRSDPGWERSDSVLPASHGHLPQAGSLERNRVGASSKLDSSPVLSPGNKAKPDDHRSRPGRPASYKRAIGEDFVLLKERTMDEAPRPPKKAMDYSSSSEEVESSEDEEEESNGEPSEGSRDTPGARDGDTDSVSTMVVHDVEEIAGTQTPYGGGTMVVQRTPEEERSLLHADSNGYTNLPDVVQPSHSPTESSRGQSPPSKEGGGDYQSRGLVKAPGKSSFTMFVDLGIYQPGGSGDTIPITALVGGEGSRLDQLQYDVRKGSVVNVNPTNTRAHSETPEIRKYKKRFNSEILCAALWGVNLLVGTENGLMLLDRSGQGKVYGLIGRRRFQQMDVLEGLNLLITISGKRNKLRVYYLSWLRNKILHNDPEVEKKQGWTTVGDMEGCGHYRVVKYERIKFLVIALKNSVEVYAWAPKPYHKFMAFKSFADLPHRPLLVDLTVEEGQRLKVIYGSSAGFHAVDVDSGNSYDIYIPVHIQSQITPHAIIFLPNTDGMEMLLCYEDEGVYVNTYGRIIKDVVLQWGEMPTSVAYICSNQIMGWGEKAIEIRSVETGHLDGVFMHKRAQRLKFLCERNDKVFFASVRSGGSSQVYFMTLNRNCIMNW; encoded by the exons GACCCTGCTGGAATCTTTGAACTGGTGGAGGTGGTCGGCAATGGAACCTACGGACAGGTGTACAAG GGTCGGCATGTCAAGACTGGGCAGCTGGCTGCCATCAAGGTCATGGATGTCACGGAG gatgaggaggaggagatcaAACAGGAGATCAACATGTTGAAAAAATATTCTCACCACCGCAACATTGCCACCTACTATGGGGCTTTTATCAAGAAGAGCCCCCCTGGAAACGACGACCAGCTCTGG CTGGTGATGGAGTTCTGTGGTGCTGGCTCTGTGACGGACCTGGTAAAGAACACCAAAGGAAACGCCCTGAAGGAGGACTGCATCGCCTACATCTGCAGGGAGATTCTCCGG GGTCTGGCCCACCTCCACGCCCACAAGGTGATCCACCGAGACATCAAGGGGCAGAACGTCCTGCTGACAGAGAATGCTGAGGTCAAGCTAG TGGATTTTGGGGTGAGTGCTCAGCTGGACCGCACCGTGGGCAGGCGGAACACTTTCATTGGGACCCCCTACTGGATGGCCCCGGAGGTCATCGCCTGTGATGAGAACCCCGATGCCACCTACGATTACAGG AGTGACATTTGGTCCCTAGGAATCACAGCCATCGAGATGGCAGAGGGAGCCCCCC CTCTGTGTGACATGCACCCTATGCGAGCCCTCTTCCTCATCCCTCGGAACCCACCACCCAGACTCAAGTCTAAGAAATG GTCTAAGAAGTTCATCGACTTCATTGACACATGTCTCATCAAGACATACCTGAGCCGCCCACCGACAGAGCAGCTGCTGAAGTTCCCCTTCATCCGCGACCAGCCCACGGAGCGGCAGGTCCGCATCCAGCTCAAGGACCACATCGACCGATCCCGGAAGAAACGAGGCGAGAAGG AGGAGACAGAATACGAGTACAGCGGCAGCGAAGAGGAAGATGACAGCcatggagaggaaggagagccAAG CTCCATCATGAACGTGCCCGGGGAGTCGACCCTGCGCAGGGAATTTCTCCGGCTCCAGCAGGAGAATAAGAGCAATTCAGAGGCtctaaagcagcagcagcagcagcagctgcagcagcagcaacagcgaGACCCCGAGGCGCACATCAAACACCTCCTGCACCAGCGGCAGCGCCGCATCGAGGAGCAGAAGGAGGAGCGGCGGCGCGTCGAGGAG CAACAGCGGCGGGAGCGGGAGCAGCGGAAGCTGCAGGAGAAGGAGCAGCAGCGGCGGCTGGAGGACATGCAGGCCCTGCGGCGTGAGGAGGAGCGGCGGCAGGCCGAGCGGGAGCAG GAATACAAGCGGAAGCAGCTGGAAGAGCAGCGGCAGTCAGAGCGTCTCCAGAGGCAGCTGCAGCAGGAGCATGCCTACCTCAAGtccctgcagcagcagcagcagcagcagcaacttcagaagcagcagcagcagcagcagcagcaaatccTGCCCGGGGACAGGAAGCCCCTGTATCATTATGGTCGGGGCATTAACCCCGCTGACAAACCAGCCTGGGCCCGAGAG GTAGAAGAGAGGACGAGGATGAACAAACAGCAGAACTCTCCCTTGGCCAAGACCAAGCCAAGCAGCACAGGGCCTGAGCCCCCTGTCCCCCAGGCCTCCCCTGGGCCCCCAGGACCCCTGTCCCAAACTCCTCCTATGCAGAGGCCGGTGGAGCCCCAGGAGGGACCACACAAG TCCCTGCAGGACCAGCCCACCAGAAACCTGGCTGCCTTCCCAGCCTCTCACGACCCCGACCCTGCTGTCCCCACACCCACCGCCACGCCCAGCGCCCGAGGAGCTGTCATCCGCCAGAATTCAGACCCCACCTCCGAAGGGCCTGGCCCCAGCCCGAACCCCCCAGCCTGGGTCCGGCCAGATAATGAGGCCCCACCCAAG gTGCCTCAGAGGACCTCATCTATTGCCACTGCCCTTAACACCAGTGGGGCCGGAGGGTCCCGGCCAGCTCAGGCTGTCCGTGCCAG ACCTCGCAGCAACTCCGCCTGGCAAATCTATCTGCAAAGGCGGGCAGAGCGGGGAACCCCCAAGCCTCCAGGGCCCCCTGCTCAGCCCCCTGGCCCGCCCAACGCCTGTAG TAACCCCGACCTCAGGAGGAGTGACCCTGGCTGGGAGCGATCAGACAGTGTCCTCCCAGCCTCTCATGGGCACCTCCCCCAGGCTGGTTCACTGGAGCGGAACCGTGTGGGAG CTTCCTCCAAACTGGACAGCTCCCCAGTGCTCTCCCCTGGGAACAAAGCCAAGCCTGATGACCACCGCTCACGGCCAGGCCGGCCTGCA AGCTATAAGCGAGCCATTGGTGAG GATTTTGTGTTGCTGAAAGAGCGGACCATGGACGAGGCCCCCCGGCCTCCCAAGAAGGCCATGGACTACTCTTCATCCAGTGAGGAAGTGGAGAGCAgtgaggacgaggaggaggaaaGCAACGGCGAACCATCAGAGGGGAGCAGAGATACCCCTGGGGCCCG CGATGGAGACACAGACAGCGTCAGCACCATGGTGGTCCACGACGTGGAGGAGATAGCCGGGACCCAGACCCCCTATGGGGGCGGGACTATGGTGGTCCAGCGT ACTCCTGAAGAGGAGCGAAGCCTGCTGCACGCCGACAGCAACGGTTACACAAACCTGCCGGATGTGGTCCAGCCCAGCCACTCACCCACCGAGAGCAGCAGAGGTCAAAGCCCCCCCTCAAAGGAGGGAGGCGGCGAC TACCAGTCTCGAGGGCTTGTAAAGGCCCCTGGCAAGAGCTCCTTCACGATGTTTGTGGACCTAGGGATCTACCAGCCTGGAGGCAGTGGGGACACCATCCCTATCACAG CCCTAGTGGGTGGAGAGGGCAGTCGGCTCGATCAGCTACAATATGATGTGCGGAAAGGCTCTGTGGTCAACGTGAACCCCACCAATACCCGGGCCCACAGTGAAACCCCCGAGATTCGGAAGTACAAGAAGCGCTTCAATTCCGAGATCCTCTGTGCAGCCCTTTGGG GGGTCAACCTGCTGGTGGGCACCGAGAACGGGCTGATGTTGCTGGACCGAAGTGGGCAGGGCAAGGTGTATGGACTCATCGGGCGGCGACGCTTCCAGCAAATGGATGTGCTGGAAGGACTCAACTTGCTCATCACCATCTCAG ggaaaaggaacaaactgcGGGTGTATTACCTGTCCTGGCTCCGGAACAAGATTCTGCACAATGACCCAGAAGTGGAGAAGAAGCAGGGCTGGACCACCGTGGGGGACATGGAGGGCTGCGGGCACTACCGCGTTG TGAAATATGAACGCATTAAGTTCCTGGTCATCGCCCTGAAGAACTCCGTGGAGGTGTATGCCTGGGCCCCCAAACCCTACCACAAATTCATGGCCTTCAAG tCCTTCGCTGACCTCCCTCACCGCCCTCTGCTGGTTGACTTGACCGTAGAGGAGGGACAGCGGCTCAAGGTCATCTATGGCTCCAGTGCTGGCTTCCATGCTGTGGATGTTGACTCGGGGAACAGCTATGACATCTACATCCCTGTGCAT ATCCAGAGCCAGATCACACCCCATGCCATCATCTTCCTCCCCAACACCGATGGCATGGAGATGCTACTGTGCTATGAGGACGAGGGCGTCTACGTCAACACATATGGGCGGATCATTAAGGATGTGGTGCTGCAGTGGGGGGAGATGCCCACTTCTGTGG CCTACATCTGCTCCAACCAGATAATGGGCTGGGGTGAGAAAGCCATTGAGATCCGCTCCGTGGAGACGGGCCACCTGGATGGGGTCTTCATGCACAAACGAGCCCAGAGGCTCAAGTTCCTGTGTGAGCGGAATGACAAG GTGTTTTTTGCCTCAGTCCGCTCCGGGGGCAGCAGCCAAGTTTACTTCATGACTCTGAACCGTAACTGCATCATGAACTGGTGA